From the genome of Proteus vulgaris, one region includes:
- a CDS encoding oligopeptide/dipeptide ABC transporter ATP-binding protein, whose translation MPLIEVKNLAKYYQKKGITTCAVANASFCIYRGETLGVVGESGCGKTTLGKLLLKLEQSDKGVITFSKQEITHFSFKQMRQIRQNMQMIFQASADAFNPYFTVEQIIAEPLINYKNLTRQERQQLIGKTLELVGLDGSFLSRHSDALSGGQKQRIGIARALVLEPEFVVCDEIVSSIDFALKQQILTLINTLKKKLQLTYLFISHDISAVNFVSDRIIVMYLGHIVEVIPKMDNCVQHPYSQTLLSAVLPTHPSQRTPFKQQIYTDAPKTQTGCPYYHRCLNRQDICKQQNPPLIEIASDHWVACHKITH comes from the coding sequence ATGCCATTAATCGAAGTAAAAAATCTCGCTAAATATTATCAAAAAAAAGGGATCACGACCTGTGCCGTCGCTAATGCTTCATTTTGTATTTATCGGGGTGAAACGTTGGGTGTTGTGGGAGAGTCTGGATGTGGAAAAACAACGCTTGGTAAATTATTACTGAAATTAGAACAAAGTGATAAAGGGGTTATCACCTTTTCAAAGCAAGAGATCACGCATTTTAGTTTTAAACAAATGCGTCAAATTCGCCAAAATATGCAAATGATCTTTCAAGCCAGTGCAGATGCGTTTAATCCTTATTTTACCGTAGAACAAATTATTGCTGAGCCACTTATTAATTATAAAAATCTGACTCGCCAAGAGCGACAGCAACTTATCGGTAAAACATTAGAATTAGTTGGATTAGACGGCTCTTTTTTATCAAGACATTCTGATGCGCTTTCAGGTGGGCAAAAACAGCGTATTGGTATCGCAAGAGCATTAGTGCTGGAGCCAGAATTTGTGGTGTGTGATGAAATTGTCTCTAGTATTGATTTTGCGTTAAAACAGCAAATACTGACGTTAATTAATACACTTAAAAAGAAATTACAACTCACTTATCTGTTTATTTCTCATGATATTTCTGCGGTTAACTTTGTGAGTGATCGGATTATTGTGATGTATCTTGGTCATATTGTTGAAGTTATTCCTAAAATGGATAACTGTGTTCAACATCCTTATAGCCAGACTTTATTGTCTGCAGTATTGCCAACTCATCCTTCACAACGCACACCTTTTAAGCAACAGATCTACACCGATGCACCTAAAACACAGACAGGTTGCCCTTATTACCATCGTTGTTTAAATCGGCAAGATATCTGTAAGCAACAAAATCCTCCTTTGATAGAAATTGCATCTGACCACTGGGTTGCATGCCATAAAATAACGCATTAA
- a CDS encoding ABC transporter ATP-binding protein: protein MCIKPVLSVKGLTTVFQQQKSEFVAVNNINLELYAGKITALIGGSGSGKSATALSLMNLVDKPGKVVSGEITLLGDVISNKSERQWRNIRGQKIAMIFQEPRSALNPTIKIEKHFAESLSPLWRKKSKTEKRQRYKDILSRLGLSHADELLNKYPFELSGGMCQRIMVGMGLLSEAQVVIADEPTASLDLTTQAAILYEIDRLKSLGIAILLITHDLGIVAQMADNVYVMYQGDIVSSGSVSQLFDEPQHEYTQRLFSTIKQGE from the coding sequence ATGTGTATTAAACCTGTTTTATCCGTCAAAGGGCTAACAACTGTTTTTCAGCAACAAAAGAGTGAATTTGTGGCGGTGAACAATATTAATCTTGAGCTCTATGCTGGAAAAATAACAGCACTGATTGGTGGATCAGGAAGTGGGAAATCAGCCACTGCACTCTCTTTAATGAATTTAGTGGATAAACCTGGAAAAGTTGTCTCTGGTGAAATCACCTTATTAGGTGATGTTATTTCGAATAAAAGTGAAAGACAGTGGCGAAATATTCGTGGGCAGAAAATTGCCATGATTTTCCAAGAGCCAAGAAGTGCCTTAAATCCTACCATCAAAATAGAAAAACACTTTGCTGAATCACTATCTCCTTTATGGCGAAAAAAATCGAAAACAGAAAAGCGGCAACGATATAAAGATATTTTATCTCGGCTTGGATTAAGTCATGCAGATGAGTTGTTAAACAAGTATCCATTTGAGTTAAGTGGCGGTATGTGCCAGCGCATTATGGTGGGGATGGGGTTGTTATCGGAGGCGCAAGTGGTTATTGCGGATGAGCCAACGGCTTCTTTAGATCTCACCACGCAAGCCGCTATTTTATATGAAATTGATCGTTTGAAATCATTAGGGATCGCGATTTTGCTGATCACTCATGATCTGGGCATTGTGGCACAAATGGCTGATAACGTTTATGTGATGTATCAAGGTGATATTGTGAGTTCAGGCAGTGTGTCTCAACTTTTTGATGAGCCTCAACATGAATATACCCAGCGTTTATTTTCAACAATAAAGCAGGGGGAATAA
- a CDS encoding ABC transporter permease — MQLNFLQRFLQQRLAMTGVVIILFLVILGIFAPYLAPHDPYLTNVKLKLMSASFDYPLGTDQLGRCVFSRLIYGIRTSLSTAVLATALMLSIGIPLGILAGYVGGKMDNLIMRLVDIASTFPSSLLALAAIGITGPSLMTILLVFIALWWAPFARIIRGSVIALKEKDFIQAAVSVGSPHRRIIFHHIIPNAMSSIIVLATLRIAAVITHVAAFSFIGLGSQPPIADWGVMLSDSRQYMTQYPMMIIYPALAIMLSVWALNMIGEGLNDVLQNNAKALDLKKQEEI; from the coding sequence ATGCAACTGAATTTCCTACAGCGATTCTTACAACAACGTTTAGCTATGACAGGTGTTGTGATCATTCTATTTTTGGTTATTTTGGGGATCTTTGCGCCTTATTTAGCCCCTCATGATCCTTATCTGACTAATGTTAAATTGAAACTAATGAGTGCCAGTTTTGATTATCCCCTAGGAACCGATCAATTAGGGCGTTGTGTCTTTTCTCGCTTAATTTATGGTATTCGAACCAGCCTTTCTACAGCTGTATTAGCTACGGCATTGATGCTCAGTATTGGTATTCCGTTAGGAATTTTAGCGGGGTATGTGGGAGGTAAAATGGATAACTTGATCATGCGTCTTGTTGATATAGCCTCAACATTTCCATCAAGTTTGTTAGCATTGGCAGCCATTGGGATCACTGGCCCTAGTTTAATGACAATTTTATTGGTCTTTATTGCTCTGTGGTGGGCGCCTTTTGCCCGTATTATTCGAGGCTCTGTTATTGCTTTAAAAGAGAAAGATTTTATTCAAGCCGCCGTGTCTGTCGGTTCGCCTCATCGCCGTATTATCTTTCATCACATTATTCCTAATGCTATGTCATCCATTATTGTTCTTGCCACATTACGTATTGCGGCGGTTATTACCCACGTTGCGGCGTTTTCATTTATCGGTTTAGGCTCACAACCGCCCATTGCGGATTGGGGGGTGATGTTAAGTGATAGCCGACAATATATGACGCAATATCCCATGATGATTATCTATCCCGCACTCGCCATTATGTTGTCAGTTTGGGCATTGAATATGATTGGTGAAGGGTTAAATGATGTCTTACAAAACAATGCCAAAGCCTTAGATTTGAAAAAACAGGAGGAGATTTAA
- a CDS encoding ABC transporter permease, with the protein MNFKRFIFKRLIQVVPMLIIVSILAFILSHISAGDIAEITLRSKGIIPTPDSIAAVRTELGLDRPLYIQYLSWLAHTLQGDFGTSIQSGLPVSQEIMDRFPATLKLALVSTLFAIILCVPIALVSVRFKDTPIDHGIRFLTTMAATLPDFCLGLLLLYIFAIQLHIAPVIAGDSMQNILLPALTLSAGYAAMYTRILRNNLIEVSYTDYIRAARARGLGKTAALFRHGLKNAVLPCITLIGVNFGKLLGGQFACETIFSWNGIGKFAVDSIRLKDLPVIQGYIVVVAVTYIVINLLIDVLYVFIDPKIMME; encoded by the coding sequence ATGAACTTTAAACGCTTTATTTTTAAACGACTTATCCAAGTTGTTCCTATGCTTATTATTGTCAGTATATTGGCATTTATACTAAGTCATATTTCAGCAGGTGATATCGCAGAAATTACCTTACGAAGCAAAGGGATCATTCCAACTCCTGATAGTATTGCTGCGGTGAGAACAGAGCTTGGATTAGATAGACCTTTGTATATTCAATATTTAAGTTGGTTAGCACATACCTTACAAGGTGATTTTGGTACCTCTATTCAATCAGGTTTGCCTGTTAGCCAAGAAATTATGGATAGGTTTCCTGCAACGTTAAAATTAGCATTGGTGTCTACACTCTTTGCTATCATTTTATGTGTTCCTATCGCATTAGTATCGGTCCGTTTTAAAGATACACCGATTGACCATGGTATTCGTTTTTTAACGACAATGGCTGCGACCTTACCTGATTTTTGTCTCGGATTATTATTGCTGTATATCTTTGCTATCCAGCTACATATTGCTCCTGTTATTGCTGGTGACAGTATGCAAAATATTCTCTTACCCGCTTTAACGCTCAGTGCTGGTTATGCTGCTATGTATACCCGTATTTTACGTAATAACTTAATTGAGGTGAGCTATACAGATTATATTCGAGCTGCAAGGGCGAGAGGGCTGGGTAAAACAGCAGCCCTTTTTCGTCATGGCTTAAAAAATGCCGTTTTACCTTGTATTACGTTAATTGGCGTGAACTTTGGTAAGTTGTTAGGTGGACAATTTGCGTGTGAAACCATTTTTTCATGGAATGGTATTGGTAAATTTGCTGTAGACAGTATTCGCCTTAAAGATTTACCGGTTATTCAAGGTTATATTGTTGTTGTGGCGGTGACCTACATTGTTATTAACTTATTGATCGATGTGTTGTATGTGTTTATCGATCCAAAAATAATGATGGAGTGA
- the ecpA gene encoding common pilus major fimbrillin subunit EcpA produces MKKLTLAVLAVAIMGATTLAQADTRKASAVASWDAKAYKDTKSMLVVTPLKSLTFNYAEGIKAFNTQDGAFDITIQGQQGATDFKLTSKIISDKLSRASDNSELTVGVKWNGTALNDTTETTMVDVKAGTTAGLDFLAQEGAYNGKDRVSGQSQFAFDIASAKIAGTDAKFSELADGYWDGDVKVQFTATWEGDFTTTP; encoded by the coding sequence ATGAAAAAACTGACCTTAGCAGTTCTTGCAGTTGCTATTATGGGTGCAACTACTCTTGCTCAAGCTGATACTCGTAAAGCAAGCGCTGTTGCTTCATGGGATGCTAAAGCATACAAAGATACTAAAAGTATGTTAGTGGTTACACCATTAAAATCATTAACATTCAATTACGCTGAAGGTATTAAAGCGTTTAATACCCAAGACGGTGCTTTCGATATCACTATCCAAGGTCAACAAGGTGCAACTGATTTTAAACTGACATCAAAAATCATCTCTGACAAATTAAGCCGCGCATCTGACAATAGCGAATTAACTGTTGGTGTTAAATGGAATGGCACTGCGTTAAATGACACAACAGAAACCACAATGGTTGATGTTAAAGCAGGCACAACTGCAGGTCTTGATTTCTTAGCTCAAGAGGGTGCTTACAACGGTAAAGATCGTGTAAGTGGCCAAAGCCAATTCGCCTTTGATATCGCATCTGCAAAAATTGCTGGTACCGATGCTAAATTCTCTGAATTAGCTGATGGTTACTGGGATGGTGACGTTAAAGTTCAGTTTACTGCAACTTGGGAAGGCGACTTCACTACTACACCATAG
- a CDS encoding CS1-pili formation C-terminal domain-containing protein, with translation MRKSVVALGIAMFLLSENTYSQPTNLKIGNYIIPSVFATALEEGMTIPVYLRYDLSEQSVLEEQSRNKIADALVVLKDNKITINSVTPTLDEGETQTASINEQLVQSLNELKDKPFDQNNKITLSPDATLNFDLSTFIMSLDVNEAGLATQVKARSEMLGKSTVDNISSVTTYNLGVYNNQMKQQKDNTNNYFSLDSIWSFAENHLNLSATAYGLGTAEQSFDFYRAMFERDFNGRRFAFGLLNTWNLQSIASMSALNSSKVYGITYGNNSSSKVNHSQLSLTPITVFLPSAGEVRVYRDGKLLSIQNFPMGSFEVDTAPLPFGIYQVEVEVVIDGKVHSKQAQTVNKTFNMRGATLNEFRWEIFSGYVDYKKRIKNNNNEYRTTSGDNTVLVGGAGAITLGVFSGLNLQGSAYAFDNTAVLETNSNLQLTDTLSTSWQSLIAKDGSNRNIFTANYSLPKGIGALWVNREKANIKDNFPMYDSDNYSFGTTLNLTQFWEYAGSFTYSYTKDLRDKNKSNNFEYATTLYTGRYGSMSLRTGVQRYHYDNQSSTNEKYITLDFSLPLATWLSAGVSSSNGNVRGELSASKSFEDSAIRNAGLSVSTLLHDKDGTDSDFSVSGYGSFDTKYSAGTLTMSRPNNDRLNTTLTARGSLAYSDMNFSASGKQETSGVIVKTGIDGEGQIAANVNGQRFVLSGSNNFIPLSPYAEYKVELLNDKNSEDSFDIASGRVKNVVLYPGNVAVHQPELKQMVTVFGRMKSPDGTLLASAQVRNHIGRTQTDHQGQFAMDVDKRYPVISLQQDDKQICEAELDLSSARGVLWVGDVICDPQTTLVNRN, from the coding sequence GTGCGCAAATCTGTGGTGGCACTAGGTATTGCTATGTTCCTATTGTCCGAGAATACATATAGCCAACCCACCAATTTAAAGATAGGTAACTATATTATTCCTAGTGTCTTTGCCACAGCATTAGAAGAAGGAATGACGATCCCTGTCTATTTGCGTTACGATCTTTCTGAACAATCCGTTTTAGAAGAACAAAGTCGTAATAAAATTGCAGATGCGTTGGTAGTGCTTAAAGATAATAAAATCACCATTAACTCTGTGACCCCCACACTTGATGAAGGTGAAACACAAACGGCTTCTATCAATGAACAGCTTGTTCAATCATTAAATGAGCTTAAAGATAAGCCCTTCGATCAAAATAACAAGATAACGCTTTCCCCTGATGCGACACTTAATTTTGATTTAAGTACCTTTATCATGTCGTTAGATGTTAATGAGGCGGGTCTTGCCACGCAAGTCAAAGCACGTTCGGAAATGTTAGGAAAATCAACGGTTGATAATATTTCCTCTGTCACCACCTATAATTTAGGTGTCTATAACAACCAAATGAAACAGCAAAAAGATAACACCAATAATTATTTTTCACTTGATAGTATCTGGAGTTTTGCTGAAAACCATTTGAATCTTAGTGCCACGGCTTATGGCCTAGGCACCGCAGAGCAATCTTTTGATTTTTATCGTGCTATGTTTGAGCGTGATTTTAATGGTCGCCGTTTTGCTTTTGGTCTATTAAATACTTGGAACTTACAATCTATCGCCTCTATGTCGGCGCTCAATAGCAGTAAAGTTTACGGTATTACCTACGGCAACAATTCCTCATCCAAGGTCAATCATTCACAGCTCTCTTTAACACCTATCACCGTCTTTTTACCCAGTGCTGGTGAAGTGCGTGTTTATCGTGATGGTAAATTATTAAGTATTCAAAACTTCCCAATGGGAAGCTTTGAAGTTGATACCGCGCCACTCCCTTTTGGTATTTATCAAGTCGAAGTCGAAGTCGTTATTGACGGTAAGGTTCACTCCAAACAAGCTCAAACAGTGAATAAAACCTTCAATATGCGAGGCGCAACATTAAATGAGTTTCGTTGGGAAATATTCTCAGGCTATGTCGATTACAAAAAACGGATTAAAAATAACAATAATGAATATCGTACAACCAGTGGCGATAATACGGTCTTAGTTGGGGGCGCAGGTGCCATTACATTAGGCGTTTTTTCTGGCCTAAATCTACAAGGCTCGGCATATGCATTTGATAATACTGCCGTATTAGAAACCAATAGTAATTTACAATTAACAGATACACTCTCAACTAGTTGGCAGTCATTAATTGCTAAAGATGGTAGTAACCGTAATATTTTTACGGCTAACTACTCCTTACCTAAAGGAATTGGTGCTTTATGGGTTAATCGCGAAAAAGCGAATATCAAAGATAATTTCCCGATGTATGACTCTGATAATTACTCTTTTGGTACCACCCTCAATTTGACTCAATTTTGGGAATATGCCGGATCATTTACCTATTCCTATACCAAAGATTTACGCGATAAAAACAAATCGAACAACTTTGAATATGCTACTACACTTTATACAGGTCGTTATGGCAGCATGAGTTTGCGTACCGGTGTTCAACGTTATCACTATGATAACCAGAGTAGCACTAACGAAAAATACATCACACTGGATTTTTCATTACCACTCGCAACATGGCTTAGTGCCGGCGTTTCTTCTAGTAATGGTAATGTGCGTGGCGAGTTATCTGCATCGAAAAGCTTTGAAGATTCCGCTATTCGCAACGCAGGTTTATCAGTATCAACCTTATTACATGATAAAGATGGTACTGACAGTGATTTCTCTGTCAGCGGTTACGGCTCGTTCGATACCAAATACAGCGCAGGTACGTTAACCATGAGTCGCCCTAATAATGACCGTTTAAATACTACGTTAACCGCTAGAGGTTCATTGGCATATAGTGATATGAACTTCTCTGCCAGTGGTAAACAAGAAACATCTGGGGTGATCGTGAAAACAGGCATTGATGGTGAAGGGCAAATTGCCGCCAACGTCAATGGTCAACGTTTTGTTTTATCCGGCAGCAATAACTTTATTCCGCTTTCTCCTTACGCAGAATATAAGGTCGAATTACTCAATGACAAAAACAGTGAAGATAGCTTTGATATCGCCTCAGGTCGAGTGAAAAACGTAGTGCTTTATCCGGGTAACGTTGCAGTACATCAACCTGAACTAAAACAAATGGTTACCGTATTTGGTCGAATGAAATCGCCTGATGGCACACTGTTAGCCAGTGCGCAGGTACGTAACCATATCGGTCGCACTCAAACTGACCACCAAGGTCAATTTGCGATGGATGTTGATAAACGCTACCCAGTGATTTCATTACAACAAGATGATAAACAAATTTGTGAGGCTGAATTAGATTTGTCATCAGCTCGGGGTGTGCTGTGGGTGGGTGATGTAATTTGTGATCCGCAAACTACGTTGGTAAACAGGAATTAA
- a CDS encoding fimbrial protein: MFKHYLLLILALFTTFTCNAVTYTNDIVFIENNIDNEYFITPQKTDPRFSGANVFTKYSSDQLSLGYMGYTGVVPINNYFDIWLENSPIKMPFIGNRCWRTYRDCPSDGIQRPEQVLSNGMYRAYMNTHGGEAGIPRAIFSDSFYQYMQTLPVGSIENFSYFFCYTKDDYNPALGQTCRSVNGRVTEQSFAITKKGHIRLKSTNALQEIFVDSEGNAVLGLGSKFCEIVGDNVVCKMVDYELSGESLNVMRLAMKVDTTTLSFTPAASDILLSATPTSRTFYYSSPTIASYLVTPGDGGVYVHFTKSFFKKLIKNNVDLSKSQDLFTFSFTNTAVPQSGFYEFTPSNTIIIKPRDYGISIVSKELVNNPYREGKVGDKEPPLTFDYIVTTSAFRQANKITAAVEGPKTTIRGQSYCLFSSKDKKMNVPFSAYLTYTDASGSKVKNRAACDNVPISIKDALWTQTTWPYPYQLEGYFYRTDLQLTFPMNESASLFSMEGEDWIGVVEARGYVNVFAEWSGTDIH; encoded by the coding sequence ATGTTCAAACATTACCTATTATTAATACTTGCCCTTTTTACTACATTCACATGTAATGCAGTAACCTACACCAATGATATTGTTTTTATTGAAAACAATATTGATAACGAATATTTTATTACACCGCAAAAAACGGACCCCCGTTTTAGTGGTGCTAACGTTTTTACCAAATATAGTAGTGACCAGCTTAGTTTAGGTTACATGGGATATACGGGCGTAGTGCCTATCAATAATTACTTTGATATTTGGTTAGAAAACTCTCCAATTAAAATGCCATTTATTGGCAACCGCTGCTGGCGAACATATAGAGATTGTCCTTCTGATGGTATACAAAGACCTGAACAGGTTTTAAGCAATGGAATGTATCGTGCTTATATGAATACTCATGGTGGTGAAGCGGGTATTCCTAGGGCGATATTCTCTGATTCATTTTATCAATATATGCAAACTCTACCCGTTGGTAGTATAGAAAACTTTAGTTATTTTTTCTGCTATACCAAGGATGACTACAACCCTGCATTAGGTCAAACATGTCGCTCTGTAAACGGTAGAGTGACTGAACAAAGTTTTGCAATTACCAAAAAAGGGCATATAAGACTAAAATCAACCAATGCGTTACAAGAGATTTTTGTCGATAGTGAAGGCAATGCCGTATTAGGTTTAGGCTCTAAATTTTGTGAAATTGTTGGCGATAATGTTGTCTGTAAGATGGTCGATTATGAGCTAAGCGGTGAAAGCTTAAATGTCATGAGACTGGCGATGAAAGTAGATACAACGACATTATCATTTACGCCAGCAGCAAGTGATATTCTTCTTTCAGCAACCCCTACATCAAGAACCTTTTATTACTCTTCACCAACCATTGCCTCTTATTTAGTCACTCCTGGCGATGGAGGTGTTTATGTCCATTTTACAAAAAGCTTTTTCAAAAAATTAATTAAAAACAACGTTGATCTCTCTAAGAGCCAAGATTTATTTACCTTTAGTTTTACCAATACTGCGGTGCCTCAATCAGGATTTTATGAATTTACTCCTTCGAACACGATAATTATCAAGCCTCGTGATTATGGGATTAGTATTGTTTCTAAAGAATTAGTCAACAATCCTTATAGAGAAGGAAAAGTGGGTGATAAAGAGCCACCATTAACATTTGACTATATCGTCACGACCAGTGCATTTCGCCAAGCAAATAAAATCACTGCGGCGGTTGAAGGACCTAAAACAACAATCCGAGGTCAATCTTATTGCTTATTTAGCTCCAAAGATAAAAAAATGAATGTCCCCTTTTCTGCTTATCTGACTTATACCGATGCCAGTGGCTCTAAAGTCAAAAATCGAGCAGCTTGCGATAATGTGCCTATCTCCATTAAAGATGCGTTATGGACACAAACCACATGGCCTTATCCTTACCAATTAGAAGGGTATTTTTATCGTACTGATTTGCAACTGACTTTTCCAATGAATGAAAGCGCCTCACTTTTCTCAATGGAAGGTGAAGACTGGATTGGCGTGGTAGAAGCCCGTGGTTATGTCAATGTATTTGCAGAATGGTCAGGGACTGACATTCACTAA
- a CDS encoding phage holin family protein, giving the protein MDEYDNTLISLVIVGAFIALGKMLVANETMTLRLFIGKIILGSAVSVVAGALLILWPGINSVAVMGIGSALGIVGYQLVEIWLRKRGNQFFSGKEKDDTK; this is encoded by the coding sequence ATGGATGAATATGACAACACATTAATATCGTTGGTGATCGTAGGCGCATTTATTGCATTAGGGAAGATGCTCGTTGCGAATGAAACAATGACATTAAGATTGTTCATCGGCAAAATTATTTTAGGCTCTGCAGTTTCTGTTGTTGCTGGTGCGCTGCTTATTTTATGGCCTGGAATTAATTCTGTCGCAGTAATGGGAATAGGCTCTGCGCTCGGTATTGTGGGTTATCAATTAGTCGAAATCTGGTTACGTAAGCGAGGTAATCAATTTTTTTCAGGAAAAGAAAAAGATGATACCAAGTAA
- a CDS encoding ogr/Delta-like zinc finger family protein → MRVLTIFCPECGEKALIKKSNRKHKELSDLYCACRDPECGHTFVLNLTFSHTLMPSAKNKDTLLLDVIKNLSPEQREKALTLLQGM, encoded by the coding sequence ATGCGTGTGTTAACTATTTTTTGTCCTGAATGCGGTGAAAAAGCGCTTATAAAGAAAAGTAATCGTAAACACAAAGAGTTATCCGATCTCTATTGTGCTTGTCGTGATCCTGAATGTGGACATACCTTTGTGTTAAATCTCACGTTTAGCCATACTCTTATGCCAAGCGCAAAAAACAAAGATACATTGTTATTAGATGTTATTAAAAACCTTTCTCCAGAGCAGCGAGAGAAAGCACTCACTCTTTTGCAAGGCATGTAA
- the dhaK gene encoding dihydroxyacetone kinase subunit DhaK: protein MKKLINRVDDVLSEQLQGFAKAHPEIKLHPSSFYVTRKDAPIKGKVALLSGGGSGHEPMHAGFVGKGMLDGACPGEIFTSPTPDKMYDCAKEIDSGEGVLMIVKNYTGDVLNFETATELLHDDGVKIATILVDDDVAVKDSLYTAGRRGVANTVLIEKLLGAAAERSDSLDKLVKLGHHINNNGFSIGVALEACTVPAAGKPSFTLPENEMEFGVGIHGEPGIDRRKFTSLNDTVDAMFNTLIENGHYQRVIRNWDRENGTWIDENQEKQPLKSGDRVIVLVNNLGATPQSELYGVYNRLTQCCEKFGLTIERSLIGSYCTSLDMSGISITLLKVDNELLTLWDAPVNTPAMVK, encoded by the coding sequence ATGAAAAAGCTGATTAATCGAGTTGATGACGTGTTATCTGAACAACTACAAGGCTTTGCAAAGGCCCATCCTGAAATCAAACTTCATCCTTCTTCTTTTTATGTCACGCGAAAAGATGCTCCGATAAAAGGTAAAGTTGCGCTGCTATCCGGTGGCGGAAGCGGGCATGAACCCATGCATGCCGGCTTTGTAGGTAAAGGTATGCTCGATGGTGCATGTCCAGGTGAAATATTTACATCACCAACACCAGATAAAATGTATGACTGCGCCAAAGAGATTGATAGCGGTGAAGGTGTTTTAATGATCGTAAAAAACTACACGGGTGACGTGCTGAATTTTGAAACGGCAACAGAACTGCTTCATGACGATGGTGTGAAAATTGCCACAATATTAGTTGATGATGATGTGGCGGTAAAAGATAGCTTATATACCGCAGGACGTCGTGGTGTTGCCAATACCGTATTAATTGAAAAACTACTGGGTGCGGCAGCTGAAAGAAGCGACTCTCTTGATAAACTGGTTAAATTAGGCCATCACATTAATAACAATGGTTTTTCTATCGGTGTTGCCTTGGAAGCCTGTACAGTGCCTGCGGCAGGAAAACCTTCTTTTACTTTACCTGAAAATGAAATGGAATTTGGTGTTGGGATCCATGGCGAGCCAGGTATTGATCGCCGTAAATTTACTTCACTGAATGATACCGTTGATGCCATGTTTAATACCTTAATTGAAAATGGCCACTATCAACGGGTGATCCGTAATTGGGATCGTGAAAACGGCACTTGGATCGATGAAAATCAGGAAAAACAGCCTTTAAAATCTGGCGATCGTGTCATTGTTTTAGTTAATAACCTAGGTGCCACACCACAATCTGAACTTTATGGTGTTTATAACCGTTTAACCCAATGCTGTGAAAAATTCGGCTTAACCATCGAACGTTCTTTAATTGGTTCTTATTGCACTTCGCTCGATATGTCAGGGATCTCCATTACGTTATTAAAAGTGGATAACGAATTACTTACCTTATGGGATGCACCTGTTAATACACCGGCGATGGTGAAATAA
- the dhaL gene encoding dihydroxyacetone kinase subunit DhaL, with protein sequence MALTHTQIILWLEQCASLFEQNSDYLTDLDREIGDADHGLNMNRGFRKVLEKLPEFENQDIGTILKTTGMTLLSNIGGASGPLFGTFFIRAAKPTASLQNLELNQLVEMVTEGVEGIVSRGKAQPNDKTMCDVWWPVVESLKQSNEQNLSIKEALDQAHIVAEKAAENTIPMQARKGRASYLGERSIGHKDPGSASVVLMIQALANSINA encoded by the coding sequence ATGGCTTTAACTCATACTCAAATCATTCTTTGGTTAGAACAATGTGCATCACTTTTTGAACAAAATAGTGATTATCTGACAGACTTAGATCGTGAAATAGGTGATGCCGACCACGGCTTAAATATGAATCGTGGTTTTAGAAAGGTGCTTGAAAAACTGCCTGAATTTGAAAATCAAGATATTGGTACGATCCTTAAAACCACAGGCATGACGTTACTCTCAAATATTGGCGGAGCAAGTGGGCCTCTCTTTGGTACCTTCTTTATTCGTGCCGCAAAACCGACAGCTTCATTACAAAATTTAGAACTCAATCAACTTGTTGAAATGGTCACTGAAGGTGTAGAAGGTATTGTGAGCCGAGGAAAAGCACAGCCCAATGACAAAACCATGTGTGATGTTTGGTGGCCTGTAGTTGAGTCATTAAAACAATCTAATGAGCAAAACCTTTCTATCAAAGAAGCCCTTGATCAAGCACACATTGTGGCCGAAAAAGCCGCTGAAAATACCATTCCAATGCAAGCTCGAAAAGGGCGAGCAAGCTACTTAGGTGAACGCAGTATTGGGCATAAAGATCCCGGTAGTGCATCTGTTGTGCTAATGATACAAGCCCTTGCAAATAGCATTAACGCATAA